Proteins encoded within one genomic window of Streptomyces rubradiris:
- the cobT gene encoding nicotinate-nucleotide--dimethylbenzimidazole phosphoribosyltransferase, whose translation MTDTGQVPGEGQPESAGMVEQPGVPAHGAYTYLSEAPAEDEDLLLPGAQGAWGNEVPPPAPEPVVEAVHEPGPHETAGRDTGSVDLGGVRLPHPGPASVPPSPILSAPHDPAAAPQPPRRPLHLGPPIPDASASPVRSLADRGPAGAPVRQPGPAASGPEYLDAQPQPAPQNATPWGAAPEPQVPAQTEAQIQDDVQAQAGVQGQGEAQAQAEVQAQAPVEGQAETYVQAQPGVEAQVPAEVRAEVQAEVPVEGQAEVQGQDQAQVSVEAQAQAQAQAQAPVEGQLPAQAPAEGQAVIQAQAPAPAEAPAQAPVGEQAPAAETVVPAEAVEPVAPAAPAPAEPADAAQATMARLATQAAAQGASGDTGQFSVVHGQDGAYTAPAEAPAADAETEAPAEGVAAGADAAEPGVPAQVAPQQAVEDPVAPEEAVRLAQAAEAAATNAEVAAAEAPAVTSEAAVTAETGGSAETGGSAETEIAETTVAEPAVTEPDAPESDASESMVAEAAVTEAVQPGTDAEPIEAAEPIEAAEPVEPAHPTEDPQITQAAQPTEDPQTAQDTQPDMAAEVADAPQVTGSAQPQPAVDTPEPVASAGPAADQDVPQDPAQPTAQVSAELPAPVQEVGPAAAQATDQVPAEVPPPAQEMAQAPAPAAPEALAEDVAPVAEPTAPTALAEPGPTPTAVPAQPGPDAPDAPGVVPAAQPAVAQAPEAPQPQAPASDAPAPDAPVPDAPVPDAPAPDAAVPGPEQPLGQFVPVQGQVPTTPHLAPTPPQPVVAPAAEPQVPQVPHVAQEQPQPVVTVPAPREGEPAQVPAGAEPQPAPDAVQHTERTEDPDTRAADQEESTAAVAEARQSTGPAAPPYADAEREAVLKVMRERRDIRNGFRSDPIPHEVLLRVLEAAHTAPSVGHSQPWDFVVIRSAETRQTMHELAMRQREAYAKSLPKGRAKQFKELKIEAILDTPVNIVVTADPTRGGRHTLGRHTQPQMAPYSSALAVENLWLAARAEGLGVGWVSFFDEREMVRALGLPEHLEVVAYLCVGYVDEFPDEPELMQAGWSKRRPLSWVVHEETYGRRALPGEEPHDLLAETVAQIRPLDAKALGEAWERQKRMTKPAGALGMLEIISAQLCGLSRQCPPPIPEPAAVAVFAGDHGVHAQGVTPWPQEVTAQMVANFLGGGAVCNAFAAQVGAEVCVVDVGVAADLPATPGLLPRKIRGGTSDMTAGPAMTREEAKAAIEVGIETARDLVAAGNKALLTGEMGIANTTASAALISVFTGADPAEVTGRGTGINDETLVRKTEVVRRALELHQPDPADPLGVLAAVGGFEHAAMVGLLLGGASLRTPVILDGVSAGAAALVARAIAPEVLAACIAGHRSAEPGHVAALNKLGLRPLVDLDLRLGEGTGALLALPLVQSTARAMHEVATFDAAGVTEK comes from the coding sequence ATGACCGACACCGGCCAGGTCCCGGGCGAGGGGCAGCCGGAGAGCGCAGGCATGGTGGAACAGCCGGGCGTCCCCGCGCACGGCGCGTACACCTACCTGTCCGAGGCGCCCGCCGAGGACGAGGACCTGCTGCTGCCGGGTGCCCAGGGCGCGTGGGGCAACGAGGTGCCGCCACCCGCTCCGGAACCGGTGGTGGAGGCCGTCCACGAGCCGGGCCCGCACGAGACGGCCGGCCGTGACACCGGCTCGGTCGACCTCGGCGGCGTCCGCCTGCCCCACCCGGGTCCCGCGTCGGTGCCGCCGTCGCCCATCCTCTCGGCGCCGCACGACCCGGCCGCCGCGCCGCAGCCGCCGCGCCGTCCGCTGCACCTCGGTCCGCCGATCCCCGACGCCTCCGCGAGCCCGGTCCGCTCCCTCGCCGACCGCGGCCCCGCCGGAGCGCCGGTACGCCAGCCCGGCCCGGCGGCTTCCGGCCCCGAGTACCTCGACGCCCAGCCCCAGCCGGCCCCGCAGAACGCGACACCGTGGGGGGCGGCGCCCGAGCCCCAGGTTCCGGCGCAGACCGAGGCGCAGATTCAGGACGACGTGCAGGCTCAGGCAGGCGTACAGGGGCAGGGTGAAGCCCAGGCGCAGGCCGAGGTGCAGGCCCAGGCTCCGGTCGAGGGGCAGGCTGAGACGTATGTCCAGGCCCAGCCCGGGGTCGAGGCTCAGGTTCCGGCCGAGGTGCGGGCCGAGGTACAGGCCGAGGTTCCGGTCGAGGGACAGGCCGAGGTTCAGGGCCAGGACCAGGCTCAGGTTTCGGTCGAGGCGCAGGCACAGGCACAGGCTCAGGCCCAGGCGCCCGTTGAGGGCCAGCTCCCGGCTCAGGCTCCGGCCGAGGGGCAGGCCGTGATCCAGGCCCAGGCTCCGGCACCGGCCGAGGCTCCCGCCCAGGCTCCGGTCGGCGAGCAGGCACCGGCTGCGGAAACGGTTGTCCCGGCCGAGGCCGTCGAGCCCGTCGCCCCCGCGGCTCCCGCCCCCGCCGAGCCGGCCGACGCGGCCCAGGCCACGATGGCCCGCCTCGCGACCCAGGCGGCGGCCCAAGGCGCGTCCGGCGACACCGGTCAGTTTTCCGTCGTGCACGGTCAGGACGGGGCGTACACCGCACCGGCCGAGGCGCCGGCCGCCGACGCCGAAACCGAGGCGCCCGCCGAGGGCGTCGCGGCTGGCGCGGACGCGGCGGAGCCGGGCGTTCCGGCCCAGGTGGCGCCGCAGCAGGCCGTCGAGGACCCGGTGGCACCGGAGGAGGCCGTGCGGCTCGCGCAGGCTGCCGAGGCCGCCGCGACGAACGCCGAGGTCGCCGCCGCCGAGGCCCCTGCCGTGACCTCGGAAGCCGCCGTGACCGCCGAGACCGGCGGTTCTGCCGAGACCGGCGGTTCTGCCGAGACAGAGATCGCCGAGACCACCGTCGCCGAGCCGGCTGTGACGGAACCCGACGCGCCCGAGTCCGACGCGTCCGAATCCATGGTGGCCGAGGCCGCCGTGACCGAGGCGGTCCAGCCGGGCACGGACGCGGAGCCGATCGAGGCCGCGGAGCCGATCGAGGCCGCGGAGCCGGTCGAGCCCGCGCACCCCACCGAGGACCCGCAGATCACTCAGGCCGCCCAGCCGACCGAGGACCCGCAGACCGCCCAAGACACGCAGCCGGACATGGCCGCAGAGGTCGCCGACGCGCCGCAGGTCACCGGCTCCGCGCAGCCCCAGCCCGCCGTCGACACCCCGGAGCCGGTCGCGTCCGCCGGCCCGGCCGCCGATCAAGACGTGCCTCAGGACCCGGCCCAGCCCACCGCCCAGGTTTCCGCCGAACTCCCGGCCCCCGTCCAGGAGGTGGGTCCGGCCGCGGCCCAGGCCACCGACCAGGTGCCCGCCGAAGTCCCGCCCCCCGCCCAGGAGATGGCTCAGGCCCCTGCCCCGGCCGCTCCCGAAGCCCTGGCCGAAGACGTCGCCCCGGTGGCCGAGCCCACCGCCCCGACGGCCCTCGCCGAGCCCGGCCCCACCCCCACCGCCGTTCCGGCCCAGCCGGGCCCGGATGCCCCGGACGCCCCGGGCGTCGTACCGGCCGCCCAGCCCGCCGTAGCCCAGGCCCCGGAGGCACCACAGCCCCAGGCACCCGCGTCGGACGCACCCGCGCCGGACGCACCCGTGCCGGACGCACCCGTGCCGGACGCACCCGCGCCGGACGCCGCCGTACCGGGCCCCGAGCAGCCGCTCGGGCAGTTCGTACCGGTGCAGGGCCAGGTGCCCACCACCCCGCACCTGGCGCCCACCCCGCCGCAGCCCGTGGTGGCGCCCGCGGCCGAACCGCAGGTGCCGCAGGTACCGCACGTCGCGCAGGAGCAGCCGCAGCCGGTGGTCACGGTGCCCGCGCCCCGCGAGGGCGAGCCGGCCCAGGTACCGGCCGGGGCGGAGCCGCAGCCCGCCCCCGACGCCGTACAGCACACGGAGCGGACGGAGGACCCGGACACCAGGGCCGCCGACCAGGAAGAGAGCACGGCCGCGGTGGCGGAAGCACGACAGTCCACCGGCCCGGCCGCGCCCCCTTACGCCGACGCCGAACGCGAGGCCGTCCTGAAGGTGATGCGCGAGCGCCGCGACATCCGCAACGGCTTCCGCAGCGACCCCATCCCGCACGAGGTGCTGCTCCGGGTCCTGGAGGCCGCGCACACCGCGCCGTCCGTGGGCCACTCGCAGCCCTGGGACTTCGTCGTCATCAGATCCGCCGAGACCCGGCAGACGATGCACGAACTGGCGATGCGACAGCGCGAGGCGTACGCCAAGTCGCTGCCGAAGGGCCGGGCCAAGCAGTTCAAGGAACTGAAGATCGAGGCCATCCTCGACACCCCGGTCAACATCGTCGTCACCGCAGACCCCACCCGCGGCGGCCGGCACACCCTCGGCCGTCACACCCAGCCGCAGATGGCGCCCTACTCCTCGGCGCTCGCGGTGGAGAACCTCTGGCTCGCCGCCCGCGCCGAAGGCCTCGGCGTCGGCTGGGTCAGCTTCTTCGACGAGCGGGAGATGGTCCGCGCGCTCGGCCTGCCCGAGCACCTGGAGGTCGTCGCCTACCTGTGTGTCGGGTACGTCGACGAATTCCCGGACGAGCCCGAGCTGATGCAGGCCGGCTGGTCCAAGCGACGCCCCCTGTCCTGGGTGGTGCACGAGGAGACGTACGGCCGCCGCGCCCTGCCCGGAGAGGAACCCCACGACCTGCTCGCCGAGACCGTCGCACAGATCCGCCCGCTCGACGCCAAGGCGCTCGGCGAGGCATGGGAGCGCCAGAAGCGCATGACCAAGCCGGCCGGCGCGCTCGGCATGCTGGAGATCATCTCCGCACAGCTGTGCGGGCTGTCCCGGCAGTGCCCGCCGCCGATCCCGGAACCCGCCGCCGTCGCGGTCTTCGCCGGCGACCACGGTGTGCACGCCCAGGGCGTCACCCCCTGGCCGCAGGAGGTGACCGCCCAGATGGTGGCCAACTTCCTCGGCGGGGGAGCCGTCTGCAACGCCTTCGCCGCCCAGGTCGGCGCCGAGGTGTGCGTCGTGGACGTGGGCGTGGCCGCCGACCTGCCCGCCACGCCGGGCCTGCTGCCGCGCAAGATCCGCGGTGGTACGTCCGACATGACCGCCGGCCCCGCGATGACCCGCGAGGAGGCCAAGGCGGCCATCGAGGTGGGCATCGAGACCGCCCGCGACCTGGTGGCGGCCGGCAACAAGGCGCTGCTCACCGGTGAGATGGGCATCGCCAACACCACCGCGTCCGCGGCGCTGATCTCCGTCTTCACCGGCGCCGACCCGGCCGAGGTGACCGGGCGTGGCACGGGCATCAACGACGAGACGCTGGTCCGCAAGACCGAGGTCGTCCGCCGCGCGCTGGAACTCCACCAGCCGGACCCGGCCGACCCGCTCGGCGTCCTCGCGGCCGTCGGCGGCTTCGAGCACGCGGCCATGGTCGGCCTGCTGCTCGGCGGCGCGTCCCTGCGTACGCCGGTGATCCTGGACGGCGTCAGCGCCGGAGCGGCGGCCCTCGTCGCCCGCGCGATCGCCCCCGAGGTGCTCGCGGCCTGCATCGCCGGCCACCGCAGTGCCGAGCCGGGCCACGTCGCGGCGCTGAACAAGCTGGGCCTGCGTCCCCTGGTCGACCTCGACCTCCGCCTCGGCGAGGGCACGGGAGCCCTGCTGGCGCTCCCGCTGGTCCAGAGCACGGCGAGGGCCATGCACGAGGTGGCCACGTTCGACGCGGCGGGCGTCACCGAGAAGTAG
- the cbiE gene encoding precorrin-6y C5,15-methyltransferase (decarboxylating) subunit CbiE: protein MADRVTVIGWDGSPLTAAARGALSAATLVAGAAHHLALPEVPPAAERVRLGSLPLAARRIAAHRGTAVVLADGDPGFFGVVRTLRAPEYGLEVEVVPAVSSVATAFARAGMPWDDAQVVVAHPRTLRRAVNVCRAHTKVAVLTAPGAGPAELGLLLEGVHRTFVICEELGTEREQVSVVTSDKAADHTWRDPNVVIVIGGPAGAAEGGGWIAGRDPGTGPRGWVQPDASYAVGTAHGPGGGSAHGSGGGSVNGPAHGPGGGPGGGPAGVLGEGEKELLRAAQLARLGPRTGDLVWDIGCGAGAFAAEAARAGAAVIAVDRDPAACARTEGAARRFGVQLQVVHGSAPHVLENLPEPDVVRVGGGGPAVVSAVADRRPRRIVTHAATRDAAERVGRDLTEHGYRVQCALIQSVELDTRAWTETERNVAFLLSGVLPDRAP from the coding sequence ATGGCCGACCGGGTCACGGTGATCGGCTGGGACGGCTCGCCGCTGACCGCCGCGGCACGGGGCGCCCTCAGCGCCGCCACCCTCGTGGCCGGAGCCGCCCACCACCTGGCGCTGCCCGAGGTGCCGCCCGCCGCCGAACGCGTCCGCCTCGGCAGCCTCCCGCTGGCCGCCCGCCGCATCGCCGCCCACCGCGGCACCGCCGTCGTCCTCGCCGACGGCGACCCCGGCTTCTTCGGCGTCGTACGCACCCTGCGCGCGCCCGAGTACGGCCTGGAGGTCGAGGTCGTCCCCGCCGTCTCCTCCGTCGCCACCGCCTTCGCCCGGGCCGGCATGCCCTGGGACGACGCCCAGGTGGTCGTCGCCCACCCGCGCACCCTGCGCCGCGCCGTGAACGTCTGCCGCGCCCACACCAAGGTCGCCGTCCTCACCGCGCCGGGCGCCGGCCCCGCCGAACTCGGGCTCCTGCTGGAGGGCGTGCACCGCACCTTCGTCATCTGCGAGGAACTGGGCACCGAACGCGAACAGGTCAGCGTCGTCACCTCCGACAAGGCCGCCGACCACACCTGGCGCGACCCCAACGTGGTCATCGTCATCGGCGGACCGGCCGGCGCCGCGGAGGGCGGCGGCTGGATCGCCGGCCGCGACCCGGGCACGGGCCCGCGGGGCTGGGTACAGCCCGACGCGAGCTACGCCGTCGGAACGGCCCATGGCCCGGGCGGCGGTTCGGCCCATGGCTCGGGCGGCGGTTCGGTCAATGGTCCGGCCCACGGTCCGGGGGGTGGTCCGGGCGGCGGTCCGGCCGGGGTGCTCGGCGAGGGGGAGAAGGAGCTCCTGCGCGCCGCCCAACTCGCCCGCCTGGGGCCCCGGACCGGCGACCTCGTGTGGGACATCGGCTGCGGCGCCGGCGCGTTCGCCGCCGAGGCCGCCCGGGCCGGCGCGGCCGTCATCGCCGTCGACCGCGACCCGGCCGCCTGCGCCCGCACCGAGGGGGCCGCCCGCCGCTTCGGGGTCCAGCTCCAGGTGGTCCACGGCAGCGCCCCGCACGTCCTGGAGAACCTGCCCGAGCCGGACGTCGTCCGGGTCGGCGGCGGTGGCCCGGCCGTCGTCTCCGCGGTCGCCGACCGGCGCCCGCGGCGCATCGTCACCCACGCCGCCACCCGGGACGCCGCCGAGCGCGTCGGCCGCGACCTGACCGAGCACGGCTACCGGGTCCAGTGCGCCCTGATCCAGTCCGTCGAACTCGACACCAGGGCCTGGACCGAGACCGAGCGGAACGTCGCGTTCCTGCTCAGCGGGGTCCTGCCCGATCGCGCCCCGTGA
- a CDS encoding GNAT family N-acetyltransferase — protein sequence MTSTFPSISISTERLVLRPFDEDDVPALAEMMNDEQVVAWTSVPHPYTEADARQWITRLAPEERTAGRGIVLAVTEFLTQRLVGIVHLRNTDWRIRSSELAYVIAPWARGEGYASEAALATAQWLFHDQDFERLELRTAADNTASQQVAQKIGCISEGVLRNAWIARARTEDGTWAHVRTDVIVWSLLPEDLAGVGEQLADASGFTSYSDWN from the coding sequence ATGACGAGCACCTTCCCCAGCATCTCCATCAGCACGGAGCGGTTGGTGCTGCGTCCCTTCGACGAGGACGACGTGCCCGCCCTGGCCGAGATGATGAACGACGAGCAAGTCGTCGCCTGGACCAGCGTCCCCCACCCCTACACCGAGGCCGACGCCCGCCAGTGGATCACCCGGCTCGCCCCCGAGGAGCGCACCGCGGGCCGCGGCATCGTGCTCGCCGTCACCGAGTTCCTCACCCAGCGGCTCGTCGGTATCGTGCACCTGAGGAACACGGACTGGCGCATCCGCTCCAGCGAACTGGCCTACGTCATCGCGCCCTGGGCCCGCGGCGAGGGCTACGCCTCCGAAGCCGCCCTCGCCACCGCCCAGTGGCTCTTCCACGACCAGGACTTCGAGCGGCTCGAACTGCGCACCGCCGCCGACAACACCGCCTCCCAGCAGGTGGCCCAGAAGATCGGCTGCATCAGCGAGGGCGTGCTGCGCAACGCCTGGATAGCCCGCGCCAGGACCGAGGACGGCACCTGGGCCCACGTACGCACCGACGTCATCGTCTGGAGCCTGCTGCCCGAGGACCTCGCCGGGGTCGGCGAGCAGCTGGCCGACGCGAGTGGTTTCACCTCGTACTCGGACTGGAACTGA
- a CDS encoding MetQ/NlpA family ABC transporter substrate-binding protein: MRTSVAAVAALALGLGLTACGSGTDSGKGGGKDDTLVVGATAVPAGEVLTYIKDHLAAKAGLKLEIKEFTDYVLPNTALQEGELDANLYQNQPFLDDFNESKGTDLVPVVKPYLPPMGVYSHRVKDITGLADGATVAVPNDITNEGRALKLLAAGGVIKLKAGAGADASPRDVTDNPRHLRFRELEAAQLPRSLDDVDAAVVNNNYAQDAGLSPAEDAILLESAEDNPYANLLAVKRGHEDDPRVKKLAGLLVSPEVRAFIKDKYHGSVLPATGG; the protein is encoded by the coding sequence ATGCGCACGTCCGTCGCCGCGGTGGCGGCCCTGGCCCTCGGCCTCGGCCTCACCGCCTGCGGCTCCGGCACGGACTCAGGCAAGGGCGGTGGCAAGGACGACACCCTCGTCGTCGGCGCCACCGCCGTCCCGGCCGGCGAGGTGCTCACCTACATCAAGGACCACCTCGCCGCCAAGGCCGGCCTGAAGCTGGAGATCAAGGAGTTCACCGACTACGTCCTGCCCAACACCGCCCTCCAGGAGGGCGAGCTGGACGCCAACCTCTACCAGAACCAGCCCTTCCTGGACGACTTCAACGAGTCCAAGGGCACCGACCTGGTCCCGGTCGTCAAGCCCTACCTGCCGCCCATGGGCGTCTACTCGCACCGGGTGAAGGACATCACCGGCCTCGCCGACGGCGCCACCGTCGCCGTACCCAACGACATCACCAACGAGGGCCGCGCCCTGAAGCTGCTCGCCGCCGGCGGTGTCATCAAGCTCAAGGCGGGCGCCGGCGCCGACGCCTCACCCCGGGACGTCACCGACAACCCCCGGCACCTGAGGTTCAGGGAGCTGGAGGCCGCCCAGCTGCCCCGCTCGCTCGACGACGTGGACGCCGCGGTCGTCAACAACAACTACGCGCAGGACGCGGGCCTGAGCCCCGCCGAGGACGCGATCCTGCTGGAGTCGGCGGAGGACAACCCGTACGCCAACCTCCTCGCCGTCAAACGCGGCCACGAGGACGACCCACGGGTGAAGAAGCTCGCCGGCCTGCTCGTCTCACCCGAGGTCCGCGCGTTCATCAAGGACAAGTACCACGGGTCCGTCCTGCCCGCGACCGGCGGCTGA
- a CDS encoding MetQ/NlpA family ABC transporter substrate-binding protein, with protein sequence MRNTAKLTTAVLAASALTLGLTACGSDKDSGSLDADGPLIVAASPTPHAEILNFVKDKLAKKAGLDLEVKEFTDYIAPNTATEDGSVGANYFQNQPYLDDFNNKRGTHIVPVVTVHLEPLGLYSHKVKKADALKSGATVAVPNDAVNEARALKLLADNGLITLKDGAGNEATPRDITKNPKNLKFKEVEAAQTPRSLDDVDAAVVNGNYAISAGLKPAKDALVLESPKDNPYGNFLAVKKGNEKDPRVTKLAKLLTSPEVKKFIDDKYQGSVIPSF encoded by the coding sequence GTGCGTAACACCGCCAAGCTCACCACCGCCGTCCTCGCCGCCTCAGCCCTCACCCTCGGGCTGACCGCCTGCGGCTCCGACAAGGACTCCGGCTCCCTCGACGCCGACGGCCCGCTGATCGTCGCCGCGAGCCCGACCCCGCACGCCGAGATCCTCAACTTCGTCAAGGACAAGCTGGCGAAGAAGGCGGGCCTCGACCTGGAGGTCAAGGAGTTCACCGACTACATCGCGCCGAACACGGCGACCGAGGACGGCTCGGTGGGCGCCAACTACTTCCAGAACCAGCCCTACCTCGACGACTTCAACAACAAGCGCGGCACCCACATCGTGCCCGTCGTCACGGTGCACCTGGAACCGCTCGGCCTGTACTCCCACAAGGTCAAGAAGGCCGACGCCCTCAAGAGCGGTGCGACCGTCGCCGTCCCGAACGACGCCGTCAACGAGGCCCGCGCCCTGAAGCTGCTCGCCGACAACGGGCTGATCACCCTCAAGGACGGCGCCGGCAACGAGGCCACCCCGCGGGACATCACCAAGAACCCCAAGAACCTCAAGTTCAAGGAGGTCGAGGCGGCCCAGACCCCGCGCTCCCTGGACGACGTCGACGCGGCCGTGGTCAACGGCAACTACGCCATCTCCGCCGGCCTGAAGCCCGCCAAGGACGCCCTCGTCCTGGAGTCCCCGAAGGACAACCCCTACGGCAACTTCCTCGCCGTGAAGAAGGGCAACGAGAAGGACCCGCGGGTGACCAAGCTGGCCAAGCTCCTCACCTCGCCCGAGGTCAAGAAGTTCATCGACGACAAGTACCAGGGCTCGGTCATCCCGTCGTTCTGA
- a CDS encoding methionine ABC transporter permease — translation MTWSEMQPLLSDACSQTFTMVLWSTVIAVVAGLPLGILLVLTDRGGLLQNVLANKVIGQVVNVGRSMPFIILMVALMTFTRWVTGTTIGTTAAIVPLAIGGIPFFARLVETAVREVDQGLVEAVQSMGGNTWTIVRKVLVPEALPSLIASTTTTIIALIGYSAMAGTVGGGGLGDLAVRYGYQRFETELMWITVAILAVVISLIQFAGDFAARSLHRRGARSGPAPKLRLLKAKEPAAAEISKVA, via the coding sequence GTGACCTGGTCGGAGATGCAGCCGCTGCTGTCGGACGCGTGTAGCCAGACCTTCACCATGGTGCTCTGGTCCACCGTGATCGCCGTCGTCGCGGGCCTGCCGCTCGGCATCCTCCTGGTCCTCACGGACCGGGGCGGCCTGCTGCAGAACGTCCTCGCCAACAAGGTGATCGGCCAGGTCGTGAACGTCGGCCGGTCCATGCCGTTCATCATCCTGATGGTCGCGCTGATGACCTTCACCCGCTGGGTCACCGGCACCACCATCGGCACCACCGCCGCCATCGTGCCGCTCGCCATCGGCGGCATCCCCTTCTTCGCCCGCCTGGTCGAGACGGCCGTGCGCGAAGTCGACCAGGGACTCGTCGAGGCCGTGCAGTCCATGGGCGGCAACACCTGGACGATCGTCCGCAAGGTCCTCGTCCCCGAGGCCCTGCCCTCGCTGATCGCCTCCACCACCACCACGATCATCGCCCTCATCGGCTACTCCGCCATGGCCGGCACGGTCGGCGGCGGCGGCCTCGGCGACCTCGCCGTCCGCTACGGCTACCAGCGCTTCGAGACCGAACTGATGTGGATCACGGTGGCGATCCTCGCCGTCGTCATCTCCCTCATCCAGTTCGCCGGCGACTTCGCCGCCCGCTCCCTGCACCGCCGCGGCGCCCGCTCCGGCCCGGCCCCCAAGCTCCGCCTGCTGAAGGCCAAGGAGCCCGCCGCGGCCGAGATCAGCAAGGTCGCGTAA
- a CDS encoding methionine ABC transporter ATP-binding protein: MHPCPGTPTPAHSTVTETHVITTSGLTKVYRSRGREVTALDGVDLHVREGEVYGVIGQSGAGKSSLIRCVNLLERPTSGTVTVAGQDLTALAGRGPRAGRELRRARSRIGMVFQHFNLLSSRTVQDNVELPLEILGKSGKERSRKALELLDLVGLADKAKAYPAQLSGGQKQRVGIARALAGDPKVLLSDEATSALDPETTRSILQLLRDLNRQLGLTVLLITHEMDVVKTICDSAALMERGRIVESGTVSELLATPGSTLAAALFPVGGEATGADRTVLDVTFHGESATQPVVSQLARTYNIDISILGAAIDTVGGLQVGRMRIELPGRYEDNVVPIGFLREQGLQIDVVGQDAPLVKEGAK; encoded by the coding sequence ATGCACCCGTGCCCGGGCACACCCACGCCCGCGCACTCGACAGTGACGGAAACCCACGTGATCACCACCTCGGGCCTGACCAAGGTCTACCGCTCCCGCGGCCGTGAGGTCACCGCCCTCGACGGCGTCGATCTGCACGTCCGCGAAGGCGAGGTCTACGGCGTCATCGGCCAGTCCGGCGCCGGCAAGTCCTCCCTCATCCGCTGCGTCAATCTGCTGGAGCGCCCCACCTCCGGCACCGTGACCGTCGCCGGGCAGGACCTCACCGCCCTGGCCGGGCGCGGCCCGCGGGCCGGCCGGGAGCTGCGCCGCGCCCGCAGCCGGATCGGCATGGTCTTCCAGCACTTCAACCTGCTGTCCTCGCGGACCGTCCAGGACAACGTCGAGCTGCCGCTGGAGATCCTCGGCAAGTCCGGCAAGGAGCGCTCCCGCAAGGCCCTGGAGCTGCTGGACCTCGTCGGCCTCGCCGACAAGGCCAAGGCCTACCCCGCCCAGCTCTCCGGCGGCCAGAAGCAGCGCGTCGGCATCGCCCGCGCCCTGGCCGGCGACCCCAAGGTGCTGCTCTCCGACGAGGCCACCAGCGCCCTGGACCCGGAGACCACCCGCTCCATCCTCCAGCTGCTGCGCGACCTGAACCGGCAGCTGGGCCTGACCGTCCTGCTCATCACCCACGAGATGGACGTCGTGAAGACGATCTGCGACTCCGCCGCCCTCATGGAGCGGGGCCGGATCGTGGAGTCCGGCACCGTCAGCGAGCTGCTGGCCACCCCGGGCTCCACGCTGGCCGCCGCGCTGTTCCCGGTGGGCGGCGAGGCCACCGGCGCCGACCGGACCGTCCTCGACGTCACCTTCCACGGCGAGAGCGCCACCCAGCCGGTCGTCTCCCAGCTCGCCCGCACCTACAACATCGACATCTCGATCCTCGGCGCCGCCATCGACACCGTCGGCGGCCTCCAGGTCGGCCGGATGCGCATCGAACTGCCCGGCCGCTACGAGGACAACGTGGTCCCGATCGGGTTCCTGCGCGAGCAGGGCCTGCAGATCGACGTCGTGGGCCAGGACGCCCCGCTGGTGAAGGAAGGTGCCAAGTGA